The Lewinellaceae bacterium genome has a segment encoding these proteins:
- a CDS encoding esterase family protein — translation MKPLVLFFMLFFSFLSAFPLAGQTEIRTGLELTPDHFPQEGIPKGEVKGPFNFYSKILEGTVHQYWLFIPAQYEASKPASVLIFHDGFRSRHPEGSIRAPQVMENLIARGDMPVTIGIFITPGNRSEDYPDDLGWGNPDNRTQEYDAMDDRYAQFIVEEMLPEVGQQYHLTSDPDQRAICGTSSGAIAAFTVAWHYPDVFHKVYSAIGSYVSIGFRPEETPVKLGGQDYPALIRREAIRPIRIFLQDGNNDLDNEWGNWFLANQQMVSAMHYANEAADKNERPGPRYQVNAVWTDGEHNDKHAGALLPEGLTWLWAEIK, via the coding sequence ATGAAGCCCCTGGTCTTGTTTTTTATGCTGTTCTTTTCTTTTCTGTCGGCCTTTCCGCTCGCCGGACAAACTGAAATTCGCACGGGGCTGGAGCTTACGCCCGACCACTTTCCCCAGGAAGGCATTCCTAAAGGAGAGGTAAAGGGCCCTTTCAATTTTTACAGTAAAATCCTGGAAGGAACGGTTCATCAATACTGGCTTTTTATTCCGGCTCAATACGAGGCTTCAAAACCCGCCAGTGTTTTAATTTTCCATGATGGTTTTCGATCCAGGCACCCGGAAGGCAGCATTCGAGCACCCCAGGTGATGGAAAACTTAATTGCCCGGGGGGATATGCCTGTAACCATTGGTATTTTTATCACGCCGGGAAACCGCTCTGAAGACTATCCGGATGATTTGGGTTGGGGCAACCCGGACAACCGGACGCAGGAATACGATGCCATGGATGATCGCTATGCACAGTTTATTGTGGAAGAAATGCTGCCTGAGGTGGGCCAACAATACCATTTGACCAGTGATCCTGATCAGCGGGCGATCTGTGGTACCAGCAGCGGTGCTATAGCAGCTTTCACCGTGGCCTGGCATTACCCCGATGTATTTCACAAGGTTTACTCCGCAATTGGCAGTTATGTCTCCATCGGTTTCAGGCCGGAGGAAACACCGGTGAAACTCGGCGGGCAGGATTACCCGGCGCTCATTCGACGGGAGGCCATTCGCCCCATCCGCATTTTCCTTCAGGACGGAAACAATGATCTGGACAATGAGTGGGGCAACTGGTTCCTGGCCAACCAGCAAATGGTTTCGGCAATGCATTACGCCAATGAAGCGGCGGATAAAAACGAAAGGCCTGGCCCGCGTTACCAGGTAAACGCCGTATGGACGGACGGCGAGCATAACGACAAACATGCCGGGGCACTTCTTCCTGAAGGGTTAACGTGGCTTTGGGCTGAAATTAAATAG
- a CDS encoding AraC family transcriptional regulator, which translates to MKFFHQYEPTEAQKDIIREFQILHVKWDESVPLPPPFITCLANTEQNLYFYPKDHVKVLPTIDAEGITAPMANITGPKNKPVGLKFGKDYLMIKVAFQPTGLYRLLKIPMQKTVNTGLNAADFFPQEISIINEKLIKSTSYDEMIELVSDFINEIMANGIAEEEPIDLVAIKMLDPFAKNSLPEWASMACLSLRQFERNFTKRVGISPKMYIRIVRFENAMKIKNQSPEKSWSDIALECGYNDSSHLLREFRQFADFPPGTLIKKQTSGYGDFPTG; encoded by the coding sequence ATGAAATTTTTCCATCAATACGAGCCCACGGAAGCTCAGAAAGACATCATTCGTGAATTTCAAATTCTTCATGTGAAATGGGATGAATCAGTGCCTTTGCCACCGCCGTTTATTACTTGCCTGGCCAATACCGAGCAGAACCTCTATTTCTACCCGAAGGATCATGTAAAGGTGTTGCCAACTATTGATGCGGAAGGAATAACAGCTCCAATGGCCAATATTACAGGCCCCAAGAATAAACCTGTTGGATTAAAATTTGGAAAGGATTACCTGATGATAAAAGTAGCCTTTCAACCCACCGGGCTTTATCGCCTGTTGAAGATACCGATGCAAAAAACGGTGAACACCGGACTCAACGCGGCTGATTTTTTCCCACAGGAAATAAGCATCATCAATGAGAAGTTGATTAAGTCCACCTCTTATGATGAAATGATTGAACTGGTGTCGGACTTTATCAATGAAATAATGGCAAATGGAATAGCCGAAGAGGAACCCATTGACCTTGTTGCGATTAAGATGCTCGATCCATTCGCCAAAAACAGTCTGCCGGAATGGGCTTCGATGGCTTGCCTCAGTCTTCGCCAGTTTGAACGCAATTTCACGAAACGCGTGGGCATCTCTCCTAAAATGTACATCCGGATCGTACGTTTTGAAAATGCGATGAAGATCAAAAATCAATCACCCGAAAAAAGCTGGTCGGATATTGCCCTGGAATGTGGCTACAACGACTCCTCTCATTTATTGCGGGAATTCAGGCAGTTCGCTGATTTTCCTCCCGGAACCCTGATAAAAAAGCAGACCAGCGGGTATGGGGATTTTCCCACCGGATAA
- a CDS encoding 5'-nucleotidase, lipoprotein e(P4) family, translating into MKKRSIHVFRLAHLRYTCLLLLIVFLLGCKTTSTVQNNQNIKTGEIPIREYSVQSVLWQQQSAEYKALCYQAFNIARYRLEDRLSQEVAQDKPLAIITDIDETVLDNSPNQAKMIEQDVEYSRDGWAKWVRLEKAEPVPGALEFMEYARSMGVEVYYVSNRSVDHQQETLANLQKMGFPYADNDHILLKSTVSGKEGRRKTVATDREIILLMGDNLSDFSELFDNRSTAERNAAAQSLQPEFGNRFIVLPNPMYGDWETKGIYEGKYNWTPVQKDSLRRAKLIGF; encoded by the coding sequence ATGAAAAAGAGATCCATTCATGTTTTCAGGTTGGCACATCTCAGATACACCTGCTTGCTGCTCCTGATTGTTTTCCTGTTGGGATGCAAGACCACTTCAACGGTTCAGAATAACCAAAATATAAAAACCGGCGAGATACCCATCCGGGAATATTCGGTTCAATCGGTTTTATGGCAGCAACAGTCGGCAGAATACAAGGCACTTTGTTATCAGGCTTTTAATATCGCCCGGTATCGGCTGGAGGATCGGCTCTCGCAGGAGGTAGCGCAGGACAAACCTTTGGCCATCATTACGGATATTGATGAAACGGTGCTCGATAACAGCCCGAACCAGGCTAAAATGATTGAACAGGATGTAGAGTATTCCAGGGACGGCTGGGCCAAATGGGTACGCCTCGAAAAGGCAGAACCTGTTCCCGGCGCGTTGGAATTCATGGAGTATGCCCGATCTATGGGCGTGGAAGTATATTATGTTTCCAACAGGAGTGTAGACCACCAGCAGGAAACGCTGGCCAACCTCCAAAAAATGGGATTCCCCTATGCCGACAACGACCACATCCTGCTGAAAAGCACCGTCAGCGGAAAGGAAGGCCGGCGGAAGACCGTGGCCACCGACCGTGAGATCATCCTGCTGATGGGCGATAACCTATCCGATTTTTCGGAGTTATTCGACAACCGGTCCACTGCGGAAAGAAATGCGGCCGCCCAATCCCTGCAACCGGAATTCGGCAACCGGTTCATCGTATTGCCCAATCCCATGTACGGAGACTGGGAAACCAAAGGCATTTATGAAGGAAAGTACAACTGGACGCCTGTACAGAAGGACTCACTGAGGCGCGCGAAACTGATCGGTTTTTGA
- a CDS encoding SDR family NAD(P)-dependent oxidoreductase: MNLNNNKILITGGGSGIGLGLTERFIKENNTVIICGRREEVLKAVADKFPNVITRVCDLSVEAERVELYHWVAAHHNNLNVLVNNAGIQQWMNVSEDDFYPRAMDEIMINTVAPIHLTHLFLQLKSLDTIINVTSGLAFVQLTKVPVYCATKAFFHSFTLSLRHLLKSKNIEVIEMIPPALNTDLGGKGIHDGHPSVSDFTDAVFRQMKEGKTELTFGFSEVMVNANPEAIKATFSKMNP; encoded by the coding sequence ATGAATTTAAACAACAATAAAATTTTAATCACCGGAGGCGGAAGCGGGATAGGCCTGGGGTTGACAGAAAGATTCATAAAAGAAAACAACACCGTTATCATTTGCGGCAGGCGTGAAGAAGTCTTAAAAGCTGTTGCCGACAAATTTCCCAACGTTATTACCAGGGTCTGTGACTTGTCGGTAGAAGCAGAACGGGTTGAACTTTATCATTGGGTCGCCGCTCATCACAACAATCTGAATGTGCTTGTGAACAATGCGGGCATTCAGCAATGGATGAACGTTTCAGAGGATGATTTTTACCCAAGAGCTATGGATGAAATTATGATCAATACGGTGGCTCCGATCCATTTGACCCATTTATTCCTGCAATTGAAATCATTGGACACCATAATAAACGTGACCTCGGGTCTGGCTTTTGTCCAGCTGACAAAAGTGCCTGTATATTGTGCCACAAAAGCATTTTTTCATTCTTTCACCCTTTCTTTGAGGCATTTGTTGAAGTCAAAAAATATTGAAGTGATCGAAATGATTCCTCCCGCGTTAAATACAGACCTCGGGGGGAAAGGCATACACGATGGGCACCCCTCCGTAAGTGACTTTACAGACGCCGTTTTCCGGCAAATGAAAGAGGGGAAAACCGAACTTACCTTTGGATTCAGCGAAGTCATGGTGAACGCCAATCCGGAAGCGATTAAGGCCACTTTTTCTAAAATGAACCCGTGA
- a CDS encoding exo-alpha-sialidase, giving the protein MKALLIILCSAIYFVGYSQTQISLTESHVPGFKNLFSTQMRPGVSCYRIPAMVTAPNGDLVAAIDERVLSCGDLKWNKDINIVIRRSPDNGVSWSEMETVVDYPLGKSASDPSMIVDKETSTIFLFFNFMDLENEKDVYYLKVIKSADNGKTWSAPIDITSQITKPEWHNDFKFITSGRGIQTSRGKLLHTLVNLENGLYLFGSDDHGESWHFIDTPIIPGDESKIVELVDGSWMINSRVNGKGTRLVHLSSDEGKTWQSRADTSLIDPGCNASLIRYTSIKEGADKNRLLFANAKMKDDRRNMTIRISYDEGKSWTEGKTIYEGSAAYSSMTILPNGEVGLFFEKDNYQENVFVLLTLDWLTDGKDDY; this is encoded by the coding sequence ATGAAAGCACTACTTATCATACTCTGTTCAGCGATATACTTTGTAGGATATTCTCAGACGCAAATTTCACTGACCGAAAGCCATGTCCCTGGATTTAAGAATTTATTTAGTACTCAAATGAGACCTGGAGTATCCTGCTACAGAATACCGGCCATGGTTACCGCACCCAATGGAGATTTGGTGGCTGCTATAGATGAAAGAGTCCTTTCTTGTGGAGACTTAAAATGGAATAAAGATATAAATATAGTAATACGCCGAAGTCCTGATAATGGCGTTTCCTGGTCTGAAATGGAAACGGTGGTAGATTATCCTTTGGGCAAATCAGCTTCCGACCCCTCCATGATCGTCGATAAAGAGACAAGTACCATTTTCCTGTTCTTTAATTTCATGGATTTGGAAAACGAAAAGGACGTCTATTATTTAAAAGTAATCAAGAGTGCAGATAATGGAAAAACCTGGAGTGCGCCCATCGATATAACTTCACAAATTACAAAACCTGAATGGCATAATGATTTTAAGTTTATTACTTCCGGACGGGGAATACAAACCAGTAGGGGTAAATTGTTACATACCCTGGTGAATTTAGAAAATGGCCTTTATCTTTTTGGAAGTGATGACCATGGTGAAAGCTGGCATTTTATTGATACGCCGATTATCCCAGGCGATGAATCTAAAATAGTCGAGTTAGTGGATGGCAGCTGGATGATCAATAGTCGTGTCAACGGTAAAGGAACCCGGTTGGTTCACCTTTCTTCTGATGAAGGAAAGACCTGGCAATCCAGGGCCGATACATCTCTTATTGATCCGGGGTGTAATGCCAGTTTAATCAGATACACCTCGATAAAGGAGGGAGCCGATAAAAATCGACTGCTTTTTGCTAACGCAAAAATGAAAGACGATCGCAGGAATATGACCATTCGAATAAGTTATGATGAAGGTAAAAGCTGGACAGAAGGCAAAACCATTTATGAAGGAAGTGCTGCTTATTCTTCAATGACTATTCTCCCAAACGGAGAGGTCGGACTGTTTTTTGAAAAGGATAATTATCAGGAAAATGTGTTTGTCCTCCTTACCCTGGACTGGCTAACGGATGGAAAAGATGATTATTAA
- a CDS encoding helix-turn-helix domain-containing protein: MGRKSKKLDLTAAEKAELEKGFKYSGSKVFSQRCHMILLKNQGLTSQQIADIFGVTFQPVNSWIKRYLSDGIEGLKTKSGQGRKPILNKEQDEAKVKAAIKNERQRIKLAKEDLEKDLGKSFSVLTLKRFLKNLGADGNESV; the protein is encoded by the coding sequence ATGGGTCGAAAATCAAAGAAGCTAGACTTAACGGCGGCAGAGAAAGCTGAATTGGAAAAAGGATTCAAATATTCTGGATCAAAAGTGTTTTCCCAGCGATGTCACATGATTTTATTGAAGAATCAAGGGTTGACCTCACAACAGATTGCTGATATTTTTGGCGTTACTTTTCAACCGGTAAATAGTTGGATCAAAAGGTATCTTTCCGATGGGATCGAAGGTTTGAAAACAAAATCTGGTCAGGGAAGAAAGCCCATTTTAAACAAAGAACAGGATGAAGCCAAAGTAAAAGCAGCTATCAAAAATGAACGGCAACGAATTAAGTTAGCGAAAGAAGACTTAGAAAAAGATTTAGGAAAAAGCTTCAGTGTTTTAACCCTAAAACGATTTTTAAAAAACTTGGGTGCCGATGGAAACGAATCCGTTTAA